Part of the Syntrophales bacterium genome is shown below.
GTGAAAGAGGCTTTCGAAAATCTTAACGGGGGAAGCAGATACGTTGTCTGCTCCCGCCTCCGGCAAACAGGCACATATCGAATTAACCAGGAAGATTAAGGAGTTTAGCATGAGAAGCGACCAAGCCAAGAAGGGCGTTGAACGGGCGCCGCACCGTTCGCTAATGAAGGCATCGGGCTATACGGACTGGGAGATTGACCGTCCCTGGATTGGGGTGGTAAACGCCTATAACGCGATTATTCCGGGACATGTGCACCTGAAGCGAATCGCCGAAGCGGTGAAGATCGGGGTGTATGCCGCGGGGGGGCTTCCCATTGAGTTCCCCGTCATCGGCGTCTGCGACGGCATAGCGATGAACCATATCGGCATGAAGTTTTCGCTGCCGAGCCGGGAGATCGTCATGGACTCGATCGAAATCATGACGCAGGGGCACGCCTTGGACGCCCTGGTTATGGTCACCAACTGCGACAAGATCATCCCCGGCATGGCGATGGCGGCGGCGGAGTTGAACGTCCCGTCCATCGTGGTCAGCGGCGGGCCGATGCTGGCGGGGCTCCATAACGGAAAAGAGATAGACCTTGCCACTGTTTTTGAGGCCGTAGGCAAGCACATTGCCGGCAACATGACCGATGCCGAACTGGGGGAGATAGAAAACTCCGCCTGTCCCGGCTGCGGCTCCTGCGCGGGGATGTTCACCGCCAACACGATGAACTGCATGATGGAAGCGATTGGGCTCGGTCTGCCGGGAAACGGAACCATCCCCGCCGTCTATTCCGAACGGGACCGTCTGGCCAAGGAAGCAGGGCGGAAAATCATGGAACTCCTGGAAAGGAATATCCTCCCCCGCGACATCCTGACGAAAGAAGCGTTCGAAAACGCCATCGCCGTCGATCTCGCCCTGGGCGGCTCCACCAACACCGCCCTCCATCTGCCCGCAATCGCCCATGCGGCGGGGATCGAGCTGCCGATCGAACTTTTCAACACGATCGCGGAGCGGGTTCCCCATCTGTGCAACATGAGCCCCGGCGGCAGCCACCATATCCAGGACCTCTACCGCGCCGGCGGCGTCCAGGCCGTCATGGCCCGTCTGGCAGAAGGAGGCCTGCTGCGTCAGGAACTCATCACCGCCACCGGGAAAACCGTCGGCGAAAACCTGCGCGGAGTCCGCGTCAGGGATGAAAACGTGATCCGCCCGCTGGCCACTCCGTACCATGCGAAAGGCGGGCTCGCGGTGCTCAAGGGAACGCTCGCCCCCCTGGGCGGCATCGTCAAGCAGTCGGCCGTGGCCGATGAGATGCTCGTCCATACCGGGCCGGCCCGGGTATTTGAAAGCGAGGAGGCCGCCTACCAGGCCATCCGCCAAAAATCAATCAAGGACGGAGACGTACTGGTGATCCGCTACGAGGGGCCAAAAGGCGGGCCGGGGATGCGCGAAATGCTCACCCCCACCTCTGCCCTTGCCGGCATGGGGATGGACAAAACCGTCGCCCTGATCACCGACGGGCGCTTCAGCGGCGCCAGCCGGGGCGCGTCCATCGGCCATGTATCGCCGGAGGCGGCCGCGGGCGGCCCGATCGCGCTGGTGCGCGAAGGCGATCTGATCGCCATTGATATCCCCGCGAAAAAGCTTGATCTCCTTGTGGATGAAAAGGAGCTGGAACGCCGCCGCGCCGAATGGAAACCCTATGAACAGCCGGTGGACAGCCCGTTTTTGAACCGTTATCGCCGGGTCGTCACTTCGGGCAACCGGGGCGCGGTTCTGTGCTAATTAGTTAGAGCTTTA
Proteins encoded:
- the ilvD gene encoding dihydroxy-acid dehydratase — protein: MRSDQAKKGVERAPHRSLMKASGYTDWEIDRPWIGVVNAYNAIIPGHVHLKRIAEAVKIGVYAAGGLPIEFPVIGVCDGIAMNHIGMKFSLPSREIVMDSIEIMTQGHALDALVMVTNCDKIIPGMAMAAAELNVPSIVVSGGPMLAGLHNGKEIDLATVFEAVGKHIAGNMTDAELGEIENSACPGCGSCAGMFTANTMNCMMEAIGLGLPGNGTIPAVYSERDRLAKEAGRKIMELLERNILPRDILTKEAFENAIAVDLALGGSTNTALHLPAIAHAAGIELPIELFNTIAERVPHLCNMSPGGSHHIQDLYRAGGVQAVMARLAEGGLLRQELITATGKTVGENLRGVRVRDENVIRPLATPYHAKGGLAVLKGTLAPLGGIVKQSAVADEMLVHTGPARVFESEEAAYQAIRQKSIKDGDVLVIRYEGPKGGPGMREMLTPTSALAGMGMDKTVALITDGRFSGASRGASIGHVSPEAAAGGPIALVREGDLIAIDIPAKKLDLLVDEKELERRRAEWKPYEQPVDSPFLNRYRRVVTSGNRGAVLC